TGACCACCTGGGCCCCCGCCATGAGCCCCTTCACCGCCTCCTTGCCCGAGTGCACTCCCCCCGTGAGGGCCAGCTCCAGGTCCACCCGACCAAAGAGAAGCGCGATCCAATGGATACGGAGGAGGGACTCGTAGGGCTGGGAGAGGCTTAGGGTAGGGACCACGGAGAGGGTCTCCAGGTCAAAGTCCGACTGGTAGAAGCGGTTGAAGAGGACCAGGGCCTTGGCCCCCGTGGCCTCCACCCTTTTGGCGAAGTGGGCGAAGGCGGTGAAGGCGTGGCCCACCTTGACCGCCACGGGGATGCGCACGCTTTCCACCACCGCCTGGATGGTGTCCAGGTACATGGCCTCCACCTCGGCCCCGGAAAGGGCGGGATCGGTGGGGATGTAGTAGAGGTTGAGCTCCAGGGCGTCCGCCCCCGCCTCCTCCAAGAGCCTGGCGTACTCCACCCAGCCCCCCCGGCTCACCCCGTTCAGGCTGGCGATGATGGGAACGGAGACCCGCTCCTTGGCTCGGGCGAGGAGGTCCAGGTGGCGCTCGGGGGTGAGGCGGTACTCGTGGGCCCGGGGGAAGTAGGAGAGGGCTTCGGCGTAGCTCTCGTGGCCGTAGTGGAGGTAGTGGTCCAAGGCGGCCTCCTCCTCCAGGATCTGCTCCTCAAAGAGGGAGTGCATGACGATGGCCGCCGCCCCCCCATCCTCCAGGCGCAAAAAGCCGTCCAGCCTCTCCGTAAGGGGGGAGGCGGAGGCCACGAGGGGGTGCTCTAGCTCAAGCCCCAGGTAGGTGGTCCTTAGATCCATGGCTTCCTCCTTATACCCATCTTTCCCTGCTCCCAGCTTTCTGCCGGGGTCCCCATGCTGGCGCCAGCATGGGGTGGTATTAGACGCTCTCCGGCACCTTGGCCGCCATCCGCATGAGCCTCTCCCACCTGGCCCGCACCGCCTCCTCCGCCAGCCTCAGGATGGTCTCCGCCTCCTCGGGATGGGTCTGGAGGAGGAGGCGGTAGCGGTTTTCCGCGTAGAGGTATTCCCGCAAGGGAAGGGTGGGCGGCTTAGAGTCCAGGATCAGCCCTTCCCCGGGCTTGTAGCGGAAAAGGGGCCAGTAACCGGAGCGCTCGGCCATCTTCTGGTGGTCCATGCCCTTGGCCATGTCAATGCCGTGGGCGATGCAGTGGCTGTAGGCGATGATTAGGGCGGGGCCGGGGTGAGCCTCGGCCTCGAGGAAGGCCCTAAGGGTCTGGGCGTCGTTGGCCCCCATGGCCACCTGGGCCACGTAGACGTGGCCGTAGCTCATGGCCATGAAGGCCAGGTCCTTCTTGGGGGTGGGCTTGCCCGCCGTGGCGAACTTGGCAATGGCCCCTAGGCCCGTGGCCTTGGAGGCCTGCCCCCCGGTGTTGGAGTAGACCTCGGTGTCCAGCACCAAAACCCGCACCCTGGCCCCGCTGGCCAGGACGTGGTCCAGGCCCCCGTAGCCGATGTCGTAGGCCCAGCCGTCCCCACCCACGATCCAGACGGAGTGGGGGATGAGGGCCTCGGCTACCGCCGAGAGGTCCCTGGCGCGGGGGTCCTCCAGGGAGGCGAGCCTCTCCTTCAGGAGGGCCACGTCCTTCCGCCTTTCCTCTATGGCCTCAGGGCCCGCCTCCTGAAGAAGCCTCGCCAGAAGCTCCTCCCCCAGGAACTCCCGGAACTCGGGAAGGAGCCTTCTCGCGTACTCCGCCTTCTTGTCCAGGGCCAGGCGCATGCCCAGGCCGAACTCGGCGTTGTCCTCAAAGAGGGAGTTGGCCCAGGCGGGGCCCCGGCCCTCCCGGTTCTTGGACCAGGGGGTGGTGGGCAGGTTGCCCCCGTAGATGGAGCTGCACCCGGTGGCGTTGGCCACGAGGATGCGGTCCCCGAAGAGTTGGGAAAGGAGGCGGAGGTAAGGGGTTTCCCCGCACCCGGCGCAGGCCCCGGGGAACTCAAAGAGGGGCTCTAGGAGCTGGACGTCCTTGACGGTGTGGAGCTTGAGGCCCGCCCTAGGGGTCTCCGGCAGGGAGAGGAAGAAGTCCCAGTGCTCCTTCATGGCCTCCCGGACCTCGAGGCGGGGAGCCATGTTCAGGGCCTTGCGGCTGGGGTTCCGCTTGTCCTTGGCGGGGCAGGCCTCCACGCAGAGGGAGCACCCCGTGCAGTCCTCGGCGCTGATGGCGATGGTGAACTCCCCGGAAAGCTCCCTCCACATGGCCTTGCGGTGGAGGAAGCCCTCCGGAGCCCCAGTTAGGGCCTCCTCCGGCACTACCTTAGCCCGGATGACGGCGTGGGGGCAGACCAGGACGCACTTCCCGCACTGGACGCAGACCTCGGGGTCCCAGGTGGGCACGAACTCGGCGATGCCCCGCTTCTCGTAGCGGGCGGTGCCCGTGGGGTAGGTGCCGTCGGGGGGGAAGGCGGATACGGGGAGGCTATCCCCTATGCCCAGGGCGATGGGCCCCAGCACGTCCCGCACAAAGGGGGGTGGGTCCCCCACCATGGGGGGGATCAGGCCTCGCTCCGAGGTGATGCGGCCCGGGATGGGCAGGGGCTCCACGGCATGGAAGCCCAGCTCCACCGCCTGGAAGTTCCTCTCCAACACGCTCCTTCCCCGCTTGCCGTAGCTCTTTTCAACGCCCTTCTTGATGCGGGCCTTGGCCTCCTCCTCTGGGAGAACCCCAGAGAGCTTGAAGAAGGCCGCCTGCATGATGGTGTTGATGCGCCCGGGGAGGCCCACCCTTCGGGCCAGCTCGTAGGCGTTCACCACGTAGACCCTGAGGTTCTTCTTGAGGATCTCCTCCTGCACGGGCCGGGGCAGGCGGTCCCAGACCTCCTCCTTGGGGTAGGGGGCGTTGAGGAGGACCGTGGCCCCCTCCTCCGCTAGGTGGAGCATGGGGAAACGCTCCAGAAAGCTCCACTGGTGGATGCCCACGAAGCTGGCCCGGCCTATGAGGTAGGGCTTCTCCAGGGGGTTGGGCCCGAAGCGCAGGTGGCTCACGGTGCGGGAGCCCGACTTCTTGGAATCGTAGACGAAGTATCCTTGGGCGTAAAGCGGGGTCTCCTCGCCGATGATCTTGATGGTGTTCTTGTTGGCGGAAACCGTCCCATCGGCCCCCAGGGCGAAGAAGACCGCCCGCACGGAGGCGGGGTCCTCAAAGTCCACCTCCGGGTAAGGGAGGCTCCTGCCCGTGAGGTCGTCCAGGATGCCCACGGTGAAGCCGTGGCGGGGCCGCTCCTTGCCGAGCTCCTCGTAGACCCCCAGGGCCATGGCGGGGGTGAACTCCTTGGAGGAAAGCCCGTACCGCCCCCCCACCACCACCAGAAGGGCGCCCCCTTTGAGGGCCAAGGCGGCGGCCACCTCCTGGAAGAGGGGCTCCCCTACCGCCCCGGGCTCCTTGCCCCGGTCCAAAACGGCCACCTTGCGGACGCTTGGGGGCAGGGCTTTCAGGAAGGCTTCCCCGTGGAAGGGGCGGAAGAGCCGGACCCGCACCATCCCCACCCGCTCCCCCCGCTTGAGGAGGTACTCCACCGCCTCCTCCACCGCCAAGGAGGCGGAGCCCATGACCACCACCACCCGCTCCGCCTCCGGGTGGCCGAAGTACTCGTAGGGGAGGTAGCGCCTGCCCGTGACCTGGGCGAAGCGGTCCATGACCTCCTGGACCACTCCCGGCAGGCGGTCGTAGTAGGGGTTGATGGCCTCGCGGTTTTGGAAGTAGTGGTCGGGGTTTTGCGCCGTGCCCCGGATCAC
The genomic region above belongs to Thermus sediminis and contains:
- a CDS encoding dihydroorotate dehydrogenase-like protein, with protein sequence MDLRTTYLGLELEHPLVASASPLTERLDGFLRLEDGGAAAIVMHSLFEEQILEEEAALDHYLHYGHESYAEALSYFPRAHEYRLTPERHLDLLARAKERVSVPIIASLNGVSRGGWVEYARLLEEAGADALELNLYYIPTDPALSGAEVEAMYLDTIQAVVESVRIPVAVKVGHAFTAFAHFAKRVEATGAKALVLFNRFYQSDFDLETLSVVPTLSLSQPYESLLRIHWIALLFGRVDLELALTGGVHSGKEAVKGLMAGAQVVMMTSAVLQRGPGHFCAVLSELKAFMEEKGYESVQEMRGVMSYQKVAEPAAFERANYLKVLASCCPLP
- the nifJ gene encoding pyruvate:ferredoxin (flavodoxin) oxidoreductase; translation: MRPITVDGNEAVARVAYRLSETIAIYPITPSSPMAELSDEWASKGEPNLLGLVPKVVELQSEGGAAGALHGALQEGALATTFTASQGLLLMIPDMFKIAGQALPGVIHVAARSLATHALSIFGDHQDLYAVRPTGWAILVSESVQAAQDLAAMAHISALKASLPFLHAMDGFRTSHEVQKITPLSDRELKALFPWEALEAFRKRALTPEAPVIRGTAQNPDHYFQNREAINPYYDRLPGVVQEVMDRFAQVTGRRYLPYEYFGHPEAERVVVVMGSASLAVEEAVEYLLKRGERVGMVRVRLFRPFHGEAFLKALPPSVRKVAVLDRGKEPGAVGEPLFQEVAAALALKGGALLVVVGGRYGLSSKEFTPAMALGVYEELGKERPRHGFTVGILDDLTGRSLPYPEVDFEDPASVRAVFFALGADGTVSANKNTIKIIGEETPLYAQGYFVYDSKKSGSRTVSHLRFGPNPLEKPYLIGRASFVGIHQWSFLERFPMLHLAEEGATVLLNAPYPKEEVWDRLPRPVQEEILKKNLRVYVVNAYELARRVGLPGRINTIMQAAFFKLSGVLPEEEAKARIKKGVEKSYGKRGRSVLERNFQAVELGFHAVEPLPIPGRITSERGLIPPMVGDPPPFVRDVLGPIALGIGDSLPVSAFPPDGTYPTGTARYEKRGIAEFVPTWDPEVCVQCGKCVLVCPHAVIRAKVVPEEALTGAPEGFLHRKAMWRELSGEFTIAISAEDCTGCSLCVEACPAKDKRNPSRKALNMAPRLEVREAMKEHWDFFLSLPETPRAGLKLHTVKDVQLLEPLFEFPGACAGCGETPYLRLLSQLFGDRILVANATGCSSIYGGNLPTTPWSKNREGRGPAWANSLFEDNAEFGLGMRLALDKKAEYARRLLPEFREFLGEELLARLLQEAGPEAIEERRKDVALLKERLASLEDPRARDLSAVAEALIPHSVWIVGGDGWAYDIGYGGLDHVLASGARVRVLVLDTEVYSNTGGQASKATGLGAIAKFATAGKPTPKKDLAFMAMSYGHVYVAQVAMGANDAQTLRAFLEAEAHPGPALIIAYSHCIAHGIDMAKGMDHQKMAERSGYWPLFRYKPGEGLILDSKPPTLPLREYLYAENRYRLLLQTHPEEAETILRLAEEAVRARWERLMRMAAKVPESV